The Candidatus Desulfarcum epimagneticum genomic interval TTTTCACCCGGCTTAAACGCCTGGCAATGTCAAGCCGGATCAGCCGGGCCTCTTTCTCAAAGCCGCAGGAGCGGAGGTTTTCCCGGACCAGATCAAGGGAACGGGGGTCCTGGTCGATAAACACACACAGCCGGGCCCCCCGGCTCAGCGCCTCAATGCCCAGCGCTCCCGTGCCCGCGAACATGTCCAGCGCCGCCGCGCCCGGGACCCAGTCGGCGATGACATTGAAAATGGTTTCCCGAAGCCGGTTTGAAGTCGGCCGTATATATCCGCCTGGAACCGGGCGAAGCTTCTTGCCCTTTCTCCGGCCCCCGATGATGCGAATTCCCATTTTTTACTTCAGACTTTTCACTTTTTTATGGAGATAGCTGCGCGCCACCCCGATGATCTTGGCCGTCCGGGTGAAATTGTGGTCATTTTCCTTGAGTTTCCGATGGATGAATTCCTTTTCAAAGGCCCGTTTGGCCTCCTTGAGGTTTTCGCCTTCAAAAAGCCCCGGGAAAAAGACCGGGGAATGCCCGGCGGCTCCCCCGTCCCGGTATTCCGCCGGAATATCGCCGGCCTCGATGGTCTCTTTTCCCACCATGATCACCAGACGCTCCGCCAGATTTTTCAACTCCCGGACATTCCCGGGCCAGCGGTAGCCCATCAGCAGGTCCAGGGCCTCCGGCGCGACCTTTTTTTTCCGGCTCCTGTTTTCCCGGGCGTAAATATTAAAAAACGTGTCCATGAGAATGGGAATGTCCTCTATGCGATCCCTCAAAGGGGGAACGGTGATGGGAATCACGTTCAAACGGTAATACAGGTCCTCCCGAAAGTTGCCCGCCTCGATTTCCTTTTCCATATCCTTATTGCTGGCGGTGATGACCCTCAAATCGATATCCAGGACCCGGGTGCCCCCCACCCGCTGTATTTTTCTCTCCTGGAGGGCGCGCAGTATCTTGGCCTGGTTTTTCAAGCTCATATCGCTGATCTCGTCCAGGAAGATGGTTCCCTTGTTGGCCAGCTCGAACTTGCCTCTTTTTTTGACGGTGGAGGACGAAAAAGCCCCCCGTTCCTGGCCGAAAAGCTCGGTCTCGATCAGCTCGTCGGGGATGGCGGCGCAGTTCACTTCCACAATGGGCTCCTCGGCCCTGGGGCTGAGCTGGTGGATGGTTCTGGCCACCAACTCCTTTCCCGTTCCGTTCTCGCCCTTGACGAATATCCATGAGTCGGAGGGGGCGATGACGGCCACCTGTTTCCTTAATTCATTGATAACGGGTGAATGGCCGTCAATGGAGTGTTTTTTTAGCGCCTTTCCCCTCAGGTAGCGGTTTTCCTCTTCCAGGCGTTTGAAATTCAAGGCGTTGTTGATGGCCACAATCACCTTTTCGATGGACAAAGGCTTTTCGATCAGATCATAGGCGCCCAGCTTGATGGTCTGGACCGCCGTCTCAATGGAGCCATGGCCGGTGATAACGATGACCTGAACATGGGGGCTGGTCTTTTTGATTTCCTTTAAGGTCTCAATGCCGTCTATTCCCGGCATCCATATGTCCAGAAGGGCCAGGTCCGGGGATTCGGAATCAATGATCTTTAAAGCCTCATAACCGTTTGAGGCCGTGAGCACATCATAGCCCTCATCCGAGAGCAGGCCTTTCAATGTCCGGATGATGGACGCCTCGTCATCAACCAGGAGAATAGTGGGAAACATGCGCGCGCTCCTTTATTTTTTTCTTTCAAACCGGAAACTCAATGACAAAAGTGGCCCCCCTGGGCTCGTTTCTGGCGACATAGATTTTTCCCTTGTGATCCGCGATGATGGCGCTGACAATGGTCAGGCCCAGGCCCATCCCGGACTTCTTGGTGGAAAAATCCGGCTCAAAGAGCCGGGCCTTGTTTTCAGGGGAAATGCCGGCTCCGTCATCGCTGACCTTTAAAATCACCTTGCCGGCCTTTCGGTCGTGGGACGCTGAAATCATGATGGTCCCCTTGTTTCTCACCGCCGCGATGGCGTTGTCCACCAGGTTGAGCATGGCCTGTTTGATCTGCCGGCGGTCCAGGTTGAGAACGGGAATGTCCGGGTCTTCAATATCCACCTTGAACACAATCCCCGGCCGGCCCTCCCGGTACAGGGACACCGTCTCCTCAATGATGGACGTCAGGTCGCAGGGCCTGGGGTCCGCGGAGGGGAATTTTGCGAGCGATGAAAATTCATTCACCAGATCCTTGATCAGATCCACATGATCGATGATGGTGCGGGTGCATTCATCGAACACATTGTTTTCATGGACATATTCGGAATATTTCCGCCTGAGACGCTGGGCCGAAAGTTTGATGGGGGTGAGGGGGTTTTTCACCTCATGGGCGATGCGTCGGGCCACCTCCCGCCAGGCGGCCATACGCTCGGCCTTTTCCAGCTCGGTCAAATCGTCAAAGACCAGCACCATTCCGATGCGTTTTCCGGCGTCGTCATTGAGCGCGTTGATATGCAAAAGGAAACTTTTGGGGGTTCCGGCGATGGCGGTCTTAAAAGAGGACTCCAGAGCGCTCCGGCCCGAGGCCGCGAAGTCTTTGATAATTTTCCCCACTTCAAACATGCCGGCGGACGCCGAAAAATCCCGGCTCCCCCGGCCCGCGATATTCTCGGCCCGGATGCCCAGCATTCTTTCGGCGGATTTGTTGATGGTGGAAAACAATCCCTTTGAGTCAAGGGAAATGACCCCGGCCGAAATATTTTTCAGCACCACCTCCATGTACCGGCGGCGCTCCTCAATCTCGATGTTTCGCTGTTTGAGCATGCCGGCTGAAAGCTCCAGCTGCTTCCGGCCCGCCCTCAAATCCCGGGTCATCTGGTTAAAGGAATCCACCAGGGTCCCGATTTCATCATCCCCTTGTATCTCAATGGCGACATCCAGGTCCCCTTCGGCCACCCGCCGGGTTCCCTCGGCCAGCTTCATGATGGGAATGGAAATGGTCTTGGCCAGGTAGAACCCGAACCATACGGCGCAAAACACCACCAGAAGGGCCACAATGGAAAGAGTGATATAGTACGTGATCCGAACGGGCCTTTTTAAAAACTTGATCTGCTGATACTCTTCAAAGCCCTTGGATATGGCGTCCATGTTGCGGGAAAGACCCAGGGGAATCAATATGTCCAGCACGATAAAGGCCCGGGCGTCGGTCTTGGACGCCCCGAAGGGAATGGTTCCGATGGTCCGCGCCACTTCCCCGGCGCCCAGGGATTCGGAAAACGAGCGGGTTTTTTCCCCGCCCATGTCCTTTAAGAGGTGATCGGCCGACACCTTGGCGAAATGGCTTTCCACGTTGTCTTCCCCGATGTTCCCGGACACGGAAATAGCGATTCGCTCGGCGTTCGGGGAGTATATCTCGATGGCGTCTATATTAAATCCCCGCTGGATTTCTTTCAGGCGCCGGGAAAGGGCCCGGCGGTTTTTTTTGTCCGTCACATTGGCCTTTTCCAGTTCCCGGGATATTTTCTCCATGTAAAAACGGCTGTTTTCCCCGGCGTACTCATACAGGCGGCGGCCCACATTAATGGAATTTTCAAGGGCCTGCTCCACCGGCACATTAAACCAGAATTCAATGCTGGTGGTGATGATGTTGATGGAGAAGAAAAAAAGAACCGCGGCGGGCAGAAGGGTGAGCGAGACAAAGGCCGCCACGAGGCGGGCGCGCAAACGGGCGCCCATGACCCTTTTCCGGCGCTGAAACAAAAGCTTGACCAGGTTTCTGAGAACCAGGAATATCAGAAGAATCAGAAGCAGGAGATTGATATTGATCAGGATAAACAAAAAAATGGTGTTTGAAACGGGAAAATCGGCCCCGAAATTGATGATCCGGGTCTCCACAAAGGTAAGAAACGCCACCACGGGAAAAATGGCGATGATGATGCTGTACTCCCGTTTGCGCCGCCTGCGCTCGTCTTCGGCAAGGGGGGCTTTTTTTCTCAAATGGCGGGAATCATCCATGGGCCGGCGCTTTTTTTAAGAAGTGGACGCCGCCGTCCGGCCGCCTGTTTTTCGCGGTTTTTTTCAGCATAGGGCCTTCTCAATAGGTGAAGTCGATGGTGTACCAGTCGGTTTCAAAATCCCAGAAAGACAAAAAAAACAGCACATAATGCAGGTAAAACGGCAGGGTGAACTTGCTCAGCTCGGCTTTGGCCCGAATCTGGTACAACCCGCCCTTGTCCAGCCGTTTAAGGGGCACAATTCTTAAGCTGTCCACTTCGGTCATCAATTTCCGGGCCTCCACAAAGGATTTGGTGACCAGGGGTTTGTTGTTCTCCCAGGATCGTTTGATGACATATTCCTTTTTCAAGGTGTTGTACTTGATGGAATGGGTCACCTTGATGTCGGATATCTCTTTGTCGCCCCAGAAATCCCGGACCCGGTTTAGAATGATGAAAAATGAAAAAGCGGCCGGAACGCCGCTTAAAACCACTTTTTTGATCTTGTCGCTAAACGCCCCCTCCACATTCAGATAGATCAAAAGATCGTCTCTTGTGTTGGTGACAATGATATTTTCAAGCGTGGCTTCCTGGGCGGCCATGCTGTGAAGCGGCAGAATGATGATGGAAAAAACAATGACAAAAATTTTGATAAAAGCGTTTGGTCTCATTTGCGCTCTTCCGAAACCCGGGCGTTCGGGCGTGGAATAAAAAAAAGCCCGGCCCGCCCAACCGGACGGCGGATTCAATGGTTTTTTTTTAAATGGCTTTGATTTTCAGGCTAAGGACATAGCCCACATTGTCCAAAATGGCAAGTTCTTTCTACAGAAGTCGGGCGATCAGAATATCGTGCGGGTTTCCCAGGAATCTTTGGAGGCGAAAAACTCTTTGAGAAAGGCGTGATGAAAGGCGTGGCCGGATTTTTTGGTCACGATATGCCCCATAATCGGCATGCCCAGAAGGGAGAAATCGCCGATGCAGTCCAGGGTCTTGTGGCGGACAAACTCATCCTCAAACCGAAGGCCGCCCTGGTTGAGGATATCATGTTTATCCACCACCACGGCATTGTCCAGAGAGCCCCCCCTGGCCAGGCCCAGGCTTTTGAGGGTCTCCACCTCCTCAAGAAAACCGAAGGTCCGGGCCCGGCAGACCTCCTTTTCGAAAATCCTGTTGTCAATGGCGGAGGAGAAGCTCTGGCGGCGTATCCGGGGGTGGTCGTAGTCAATGTCGCAGGTGATTCTAAAATCCGAAGAGGGGTAGATGGCCACCGATTTTCCATTCTCTTCCAGAACCAGGGGTTTTTTCACCACAAAATAAGATCGGGATCCCTCCTGGGTCTTAAAACCGGCGGATTTCAACACATCGGTGAACGGCCCCGCGCTTCCATCCATAATGGGAATTTCGTAAGAGTCCGTCTCAACGGTGATGTTGTCGATCCCAAGCCCGAAAAAGCTGGCCATGAGATGCTCGACGGTGGACACGATCATCCCGTTTTCGCCGATGACCGTGGCCAGGCTGGTGTCCACGATCATATTAAAATGAGCCTTCACGCCGGGGCAATCCGGAAGGTCCGTCCGCACAAATCTCACGCCCTGGTTCGCGGGCGCGGGTTTGAAGGTCACGTGGGCTTCTCTTCCGGAATGAACGCCGACTCCGGAACAGCTCACCGGATTTTCAATGGTGGTTTGTTTGCGCGGACGCATGTGTATATGTATATATCCAAATATTTTTCAATGGGAAACAAGCCGGATAAACTCGTAAAAAAGCTTTGGAATGGCTAAAATAAGCGTTACGACGCCATCAAGCTACTTTGTGGCATAATATATTTCATGAAGCCGGGCGTTGTCAATCTGTTTCTATAACCCTGCGGCATATATTTTATAAAAACCATTCACGCGGTCGCAAACATCGCCCATGATCGAAAAAAAACATTGCTTTGCGCGTCGTGTTGTGAAAATAATTTAAAAATTCAACCCTTTCCCGAATGGAGGCGCCCATGGAGCGAGATCAGTGGTCATTTGAAAAAAACGCCCGCGCCAAAGGCTTCCGTTATGTGGCGGGCATTGACGAGGCCGGGCGGGGACCCCTGGCCGGACCGGTTGTGGCGGCGGCGGTGATCCTTCCCCCCTCCTTTGACCCGGACGGGGTCACGGACTCCAAGAAGCTGACGCCGAAAAAAAGAGACGCCCTTTATGAAAAAATTTACAAAGTCGCCGTTTCCATCGGCATCGGCATGGTGGATCCCCATGAAATCGACCGTGTCAATATTTTGCGCGCCTCCCTGTCCGCCATGGCCATTTCCGCCGGAAACTTAAAACCCGGGGCGGATTTTCTGCTCATAGACGGAAATTTTTCCATTCCGTCGGACATTCCCCAAAAGCCCATTGTCAAAGGGGATTCTTTGAGCGTCTCCATCTCGGCGGCGTCCATTGTGGCCAAAGTGACCCGGGACCGCATGATGGTCCGGCACGCCCTGGATTACCCCGAATTCGGTTTTGAAAAACACAAAGGCTACCCCACCCGGGCCCACCGGGAGGTTCTCCGGCGGCTCGGGCCCTCCCCCATCCACCGCCTGACTTTCAAGGGGAGTTTGCCAAAAACACGTTGACTTTTTTTTTGTTTGGGTATATATGAACCCCAAAACACTGGGAGATCGTCCAGCGGCAGGACTGCGGACTCTGACTCCGTCAACCCAGGTTCGAATCCTGGTCTCCCAGCCATCATCAAACAAAGGGGGCGCCTGGGCGCCCCTTCTTCCCCTCTTGAAGCCTTGACACCCCGCCGCCTGAGCCTTATTTTTACCCATCACTAAAAAACGATAACAGGAGAAAAAGAAAGATGCCTGATGTGGACTATTATAAACTCCTGGGCGTGGAAAAAACCGCTTCCAAAGAGCAGATCAAAAAGGCCTACCGGAAACTGGCCATGAAATGCCATCCGGATCACTGCGCCGACGACCCGAAAGCCGAGGAGAAATTCAAGCAGATCAGCGAAGCCTACGCGGTTTTGAACGACGATGAGAAACGCCGTCAGTATGACGCCTTCGGGTCCGCTGATTTCCAGCAAAGATATTCCCAGGAAGACATCCTGAGGGGCTTTGATATGGGGGACATTTTCCGGGAATTCGGATTCGGCGGCGGCGGTGGCGGCGACATGTTCGGCGGCCCCGGCGGAAACGTGAGGTTTTCCTTTGGAGGCGGCGGCTCGCCCTTCTCAAACCGGCGGCCCATGGCGGCCAAGGGAGACGACCTGGTGTATGAAATCCCCCTGACCCTGAAAGAAGTGGCCGCGGGGGCCACAAAAGACGTGAGCTTCCGGGTGGAGCAAAGCTCCGAGACCCTCTCCGTGAAAATCCCGAAAGGCATGATCCCGGGCAAGAAGCTGCGTCTGGCCGGAAAAGGGGGCCCCGGAATGAACGGGGGGCCCAGGGGCGATCTCTATATCCGGACCAGCCTTCTCAAAGACCCGGTGTTCAGCGCCGACGAATACGACCTTTATGTGAATAAAACCGTGAAGCTCACCGACGCCATCCTGGGCGCCAGGGTGTCGGCGCCCACCATTGACGGAAACGAGCTGACCTTAAAAATCCCGGCGGGCGCCAAACACGGAACCAAGCTGCGCATCCCCGGGCGCGGCCTCCCGGCTTTGGAAAACGGCTCAAACCCGGCAAAAACCGGGGACATGTATGTGCGCCTCCACGTGGACATCCCCAAAACCCTCACCGCCGGGCAGAAAAAACTGATCCGAAACCTTCAAAAAGAAGGCTTGTGACCCTTCTTTTTTTTTAACGCCTTAAGCGTGATCATGATGGCCGAAAACGCCGCCGGGGTGATGCCCGGGACCCGGGAGGCCCGGCCCAGGGAATCCGGACGGATTTCGGACAGTTTTTCCTTCAGCTCGTTGGAAAGCCCGTGGACCTTTGTGAAATCAAAGCCTTCCGGAATCCGGATCGCCTCAAGATCGGCGAATTTTTCCATCTCTTTTTTCTGGCGCCTGATATAGCCCTCGTACTTGATTTCAATCTCCGCCTGCCGGGCCGCTTTGGGGCCGGGGTCTTCAGGGGCCGGGGCCAGCGCCCTGACCGCGTCGTAATCCAGCCCGGGCCGCTTTAACAGATGCCCCAGGAACACGCCGGTTTGAATGGCCGGGGCGCCCCGGCTTTCCAGGTATCGGTTGACCTCCCCGGACGGCTTGATGACGGCGGCTTTGATCCGTTTGATCTCTTTTCGGATGGTCCTTTTCCTTTCCCGGATATCTTTGGCGGCGTCGCCGTCTATGAGGCCCAGCTCATGGCCTTTTTCCATCAAACGCAAATCCGCGTTGTCCTCCCGAAGCATCAGCCGGTACTCCGCCCTTGAGGTGAACATGCGGTAGGGCTCCCGGGTCCCCCGGGTGACCAGATCGTCCACCATGACCCCCATGAAAGCCTGGGACCGGTCCAGGATAAACGGGGGCCGTTTTTGAACTTTGAGCGCCGCGTTGATCCCGGCCCAGATTCCCTGGGCCGCCGCCTCCTCGTACCCGGACGTTCCGTTGACCTGCCCGGCCGTGAACAGGCCCGAAATCCGTTTGGTCTCAAGGGTGGCCTTGAGCTGGGCGGGGTTGAGGTAGTCGTATTCGATGGCGTAGGCCGGGCGAATGATCCTGGCCTCCTCCAAGCCCTTCACGGAGCGGACAAACTCGATTTGAATCTCAACGGGCAGGCTGTTTCCCAGGCCGCTGGCATAAATTTCATCGGTCCGGGCTCCCTCGGGCTCCAGGATGATCTGGTGGCTCTCCTTGTCCGGAAAGCGCGCGATCTTGTCCTCAAAGGACGGGCAGTAACGCGCCGGGGCGCCGGTGATGAACCCGCCGTAAAGCGCCGAGGACATCAAATTTTTCCGGACGATGTCATGGGTCCCGGGATGGGTTCTCCCGATATAACTTTTGAGTCTGGGCAGGCTTGTCTCAACGGGAAAAAACGAAAAAGGAGCAGGTGCCGCGTCTGAGCCGTGCTCCTCAAACCGGCTGAAATCGATGCTTTTTCGGTCCAGACGCGGGGGCGTGCCGGTTTTCATCCGCCCGGTTTCAAAGCCCAGGCGCCTCAAATGTTCGGGAAGCCCCCGGGAGGCGAACTCCCCGGCCCGGCCCGCCTTCATGGAAGAGGAGCCGATGTGAACCACCCCTGAGAAAAAGGTTCCGGCGGCAAGGACCACGGCGTCGGCGCGGAAGCGAAATCCCGTGTGATCGACCGCCCCTGTGACCCGGCCGTCCTCGATCACAAGGCTCTCAATCATGCCCTGCCTCAGATGAAGCCTTTTTTGCCTCTCCACCGCGGATTTCATTTCCACGTGGTACCGGTTTTTATCGTTCTGGGTCCGGGTGGCGCGCACCGCCGGACCTTTTTTTGTGTTGAGCGTTCGATACTGGATGGCGGTTTTGTCCGCTATTTTGGCCATCTCGCCGCCCAAAGCGTCGATCTCCTTCACCAGCTGGCCCTTGGCCATGCCCCCGATGGAGGGGCTGCAGGGCATGGCCGCCAGTTTGTCAATGTCAATGGCCGTCAAAAGAACGTCGCATCCCATCCGGGCCGCCGCCAGGGCCGCCTCGCATCCCGCGTGGCCCGCGCCCACCACGATCACGTCGTATTTTTTTTCGTCAAACGCCAAAACAAAACCGCCTTTCGATTTTTGTCATTTCAAAAGAAACATCCATTCAATGGAAAATGATAGACCATTGGGCGCCATTTGGCAATATCCGAAAAGGCGCTTTCACGCGGCGCGGGATTTGATTTTTAAAAAAATAGGGTTGAAACGATTCGGACAAAATATTATAGACCACACAGTCAAATCAAACGGGGTTTAAAAAAAATGCAAAAACGTTACCGGGATTTAAACACCTACCTCAAAAGCGTGTTCGGCCGCCGTG includes:
- a CDS encoding 16S rRNA (Guanine(966)-N(2))-methyltransferase RsmD; this translates as MGIRIIGGRRKGKKLRPVPGGYIRPTSNRLRETIFNVIADWVPGAAALDMFAGTGALGIEALSRGARLCVFIDQDPRSLDLVRENLRSCGFEKEARLIRLDIARRLSRVKNASPAFDLVFMDPPYERDRVNPALTSLAESRCLAPDAIVVVEHSPAEPIWEESPDFEVFKSKRQGRNVASFLRRRPETLLEQNAPGKTQRKDF
- the atoC gene encoding Regulatory protein AtoC is translated as MFPTILLVDDEASIIRTLKGLLSDEGYDVLTASNGYEALKIIDSESPDLALLDIWMPGIDGIETLKEIKKTSPHVQVIVITGHGSIETAVQTIKLGAYDLIEKPLSIEKVIVAINNALNFKRLEEENRYLRGKALKKHSIDGHSPVINELRKQVAVIAPSDSWIFVKGENGTGKELVARTIHQLSPRAEEPIVEVNCAAIPDELIETELFGQERGAFSSSTVKKRGKFELANKGTIFLDEISDMSLKNQAKILRALQERKIQRVGGTRVLDIDLRVITASNKDMEKEIEAGNFREDLYYRLNVIPITVPPLRDRIEDIPILMDTFFNIYARENRSRKKKVAPEALDLLMGYRWPGNVRELKNLAERLVIMVGKETIEAGDIPAEYRDGGAAGHSPVFFPGLFEGENLKEAKRAFEKEFIHRKLKENDHNFTRTAKIIGVARSYLHKKVKSLK
- a CDS encoding PAS domain-containing sensor histidine kinase, with product MDDSRHLRKKAPLAEDERRRRKREYSIIIAIFPVVAFLTFVETRIINFGADFPVSNTIFLFILININLLLLILLIFLVLRNLVKLLFQRRKRVMGARLRARLVAAFVSLTLLPAAVLFFFSINIITTSIEFWFNVPVEQALENSINVGRRLYEYAGENSRFYMEKISRELEKANVTDKKNRRALSRRLKEIQRGFNIDAIEIYSPNAERIAISVSGNIGEDNVESHFAKVSADHLLKDMGGEKTRSFSESLGAGEVARTIGTIPFGASKTDARAFIVLDILIPLGLSRNMDAISKGFEEYQQIKFLKRPVRITYYITLSIVALLVVFCAVWFGFYLAKTISIPIMKLAEGTRRVAEGDLDVAIEIQGDDEIGTLVDSFNQMTRDLRAGRKQLELSAGMLKQRNIEIEERRRYMEVVLKNISAGVISLDSKGLFSTINKSAERMLGIRAENIAGRGSRDFSASAGMFEVGKIIKDFAASGRSALESSFKTAIAGTPKSFLLHINALNDDAGKRIGMVLVFDDLTELEKAERMAAWREVARRIAHEVKNPLTPIKLSAQRLRRKYSEYVHENNVFDECTRTIIDHVDLIKDLVNEFSSLAKFPSADPRPCDLTSIIEETVSLYREGRPGIVFKVDIEDPDIPVLNLDRRQIKQAMLNLVDNAIAAVRNKGTIMISASHDRKAGKVILKVSDDGAGISPENKARLFEPDFSTKKSGMGLGLTIVSAIIADHKGKIYVARNEPRGATFVIEFPV
- a CDS encoding conserved hypothetical protein (Evidence 4 : Unknown function but conserved in other organisms) codes for the protein MRPNAFIKIFVIVFSIIILPLHSMAAQEATLENIIVTNTRDDLLIYLNVEGAFSDKIKKVVLSGVPAAFSFFIILNRVRDFWGDKEISDIKVTHSIKYNTLKKEYVIKRSWENNKPLVTKSFVEARKLMTEVDSLRIVPLKRLDKGGLYQIRAKAELSKFTLPFYLHYVLFFLSFWDFETDWYTIDFTY
- the lpxC gene encoding UDP-3-O-acyl-N-acetylglucosamine deacetylase; protein product: MRPRKQTTIENPVSCSGVGVHSGREAHVTFKPAPANQGVRFVRTDLPDCPGVKAHFNMIVDTSLATVIGENGMIVSTVEHLMASFFGLGIDNITVETDSYEIPIMDGSAGPFTDVLKSAGFKTQEGSRSYFVVKKPLVLEENGKSVAIYPSSDFRITCDIDYDHPRIRRQSFSSAIDNRIFEKEVCRARTFGFLEEVETLKSLGLARGGSLDNAVVVDKHDILNQGGLRFEDEFVRHKTLDCIGDFSLLGMPIMGHIVTKKSGHAFHHAFLKEFFASKDSWETRTIF
- the rnhB gene encoding Ribonuclease HII; translation: MERDQWSFEKNARAKGFRYVAGIDEAGRGPLAGPVVAAAVILPPSFDPDGVTDSKKLTPKKRDALYEKIYKVAVSIGIGMVDPHEIDRVNILRASLSAMAISAGNLKPGADFLLIDGNFSIPSDIPQKPIVKGDSLSVSISAASIVAKVTRDRMMVRHALDYPEFGFEKHKGYPTRAHREVLRRLGPSPIHRLTFKGSLPKTR
- a CDS encoding Integrase; the protein is MPDVDYYKLLGVEKTASKEQIKKAYRKLAMKCHPDHCADDPKAEEKFKQISEAYAVLNDDEKRRQYDAFGSADFQQRYSQEDILRGFDMGDIFREFGFGGGGGGDMFGGPGGNVRFSFGGGGSPFSNRRPMAAKGDDLVYEIPLTLKEVAAGATKDVSFRVEQSSETLSVKIPKGMIPGKKLRLAGKGGPGMNGGPRGDLYIRTSLLKDPVFSADEYDLYVNKTVKLTDAILGARVSAPTIDGNELTLKIPAGAKHGTKLRIPGRGLPALENGSNPAKTGDMYVRLHVDIPKTLTAGQKKLIRNLQKEGL
- the gidA gene encoding glucose-inhibited cell-division protein (Evidence 2a : Function from experimental evidences in other organisms; PubMedId : 370832, 6357950, 6395859; Product type cp : cell process), translating into MAFDEKKYDVIVVGAGHAGCEAALAAARMGCDVLLTAIDIDKLAAMPCSPSIGGMAKGQLVKEIDALGGEMAKIADKTAIQYRTLNTKKGPAVRATRTQNDKNRYHVEMKSAVERQKRLHLRQGMIESLVIEDGRVTGAVDHTGFRFRADAVVLAAGTFFSGVVHIGSSSMKAGRAGEFASRGLPEHLRRLGFETGRMKTGTPPRLDRKSIDFSRFEEHGSDAAPAPFSFFPVETSLPRLKSYIGRTHPGTHDIVRKNLMSSALYGGFITGAPARYCPSFEDKIARFPDKESHQIILEPEGARTDEIYASGLGNSLPVEIQIEFVRSVKGLEEARIIRPAYAIEYDYLNPAQLKATLETKRISGLFTAGQVNGTSGYEEAAAQGIWAGINAALKVQKRPPFILDRSQAFMGVMVDDLVTRGTREPYRMFTSRAEYRLMLREDNADLRLMEKGHELGLIDGDAAKDIRERKRTIRKEIKRIKAAVIKPSGEVNRYLESRGAPAIQTGVFLGHLLKRPGLDYDAVRALAPAPEDPGPKAARQAEIEIKYEGYIRRQKKEMEKFADLEAIRIPEGFDFTKVHGLSNELKEKLSEIRPDSLGRASRVPGITPAAFSAIMITLKALKKKKGHKPSF